One region of Polypterus senegalus isolate Bchr_013 chromosome 11, ASM1683550v1, whole genome shotgun sequence genomic DNA includes:
- the LOC120539332 gene encoding spindlin interactor and repressor of chromatin-binding protein-like — translation MEARNDIISLRLEDDEIGKLQYANTGIDGEDCFQKHNSSVYSDILSDPFTSECIPSTEDEWRNLFLMDYNPQTDLLVCMVCGGLQHLQSLESVKNHIIESHPHSLHLNAEERHRILITWDEQVSQRERFFLSQLQQGITLNSSEKSKNVPAEIEVFVEPEEQPGIKKHNTLKGNRRSMGRL, via the exons ATGGAAGCACGTAATGACATTATATCTCTGAGACTGGAAG ATGATGAAATTGGGAAGCTCCAGTATGCTAATACGGGCATTGATGGTGAGGATTGCTTCCAAAAACATAACTCATCAGTATATTCTGACATACTGAGTGATCCATTCACAAGTGAATGCATCCCTAGTACAGAAGATGAATGgcgtaatttgtttttaatggactacAATCCTCAGACAGACTTGCTAGTTTGTATGGTTTGTGGTGGATTGCAGCATCTACAAAGTCTTGAAAGTGTAAAGAACCATATTATTGAGAGTCATCCTCACTCCCTTCACTTGAATGCTGAGGAAAGGCATAGAATCCTGATAACTTGGGATGAACAGGTTTCGCAGAGGGAACGCTTTTTCCTATCACAACTGCAACAAGGCATTACTCTTAATTCATCAG AAAAATCCAAGAATGTTCCTGCAGAGATTGAAGTTTTTGTCGAGCCAGAAGAACAGCCAGGAATCAAGAAGCACAATACTTTAAAGGGGAACAGGAGAAGCATGGGTAGGTTATAA